tgggctattaccagcaggagagtgagtttgtgtgggggggggcagagggtgagaaaacctggatttgtgctggaaatggcccaacttgatgatcactttagataagctattaccagcaggagagtggggtgggaggaggtattgtttcatggtctctgtgtgtatataatgtcttctgcagtttccacagtatgcatccgatgaagtgagctgtagctcacgaaagcttatgctcaaataaattggttagtctctaaggtgccacaagtcctccttttctttttgcgaatacagactaacacggctgttactctgaaacctgtcaagtggTAAAGAAGCCATTTCCCTGTTTCATTGTTGAGctataggtctggcaggctggaggcGTTTTCACTTTTAAGTAGGAGATCCCCTCCTGAAGAAGACtcgccaggctgcagcagccagctgtgggggAGCCTGCGGGGAGGGTCAGAACCGGGATAGGAAAAGGTGGTGGGCGGGGGAGACACTAAGCCACAGATCTTGGAGACAGGCCGgccctcgcttacagacagccctgcaacctgaagaaaatactcaccagcaaccacacaccacaaacactaacccaggaacctatccttgcaacaaagcccgttgccaactctgtccacatatttattcaggggacaccatcataggacctaatcacattagccatgccatcaggggctcgttcacctgcacatctaccaatgtgatatatgccatcatgtgccagcaatgcccctctgccatgtacattggccaaaccggacagtctctacgcaaaagaataaatggacacaaatctgacatcaggaatcataacattcaaaaaccggtaggagaacacttcaagctctctggccactcagtagaagatttaagggtggcaattttgcaacagaaaagcttcaaaaacagactccaaggagaaacttctgagcttgaattaatatgcaaactagataccattaacttgggtttgaaaagagactgggagcggctgggtcattacacagattcaatctatttccttaaattaagtatcctcacaccttcttgtcaactgtctcaATGGGCCAtctggattatcactacaaaagttttttctcctgctgataatagctcatcttaactaattagcctctcacagtttgtatggtaacttccaacttatctgtatatatatgtaaatatatgtatatgttccattctatgcatccgatgaagtgggctgtagcccacgaaagcttatgctctaataaatttgttaatctctaaggtgccacaagtcctcctgttctttttgtgaatacagactaacacggctgctactctgaaaactaagacctaggggtgccccaaatttcaggTGCCCTACACAGCCGCGTATGGCTAAGGACGGCCCTGCGTGACAGTGGTCTCCTGAGGCCAGTGCTCCGCCTGCTGGACCGCACTGCCTCGGGCTCACCTGCTCATCAGCTGCCCTCCCGGCTGATCTGGGGGGCTCCGGGCCCACCAAGGGGAGTGTAGCTTCGACCCGAGCACCTGCCCCATGCGCTTACTCCTCGTGGTGCCGTGGCCTTTAGCTGCCCAACCCACAGCAGGGTGTGTTTGTGGTGGGTGTACCTCCCCTTTCCGTTGGGGCTGGGTTTGGCCTCGCTGCGCGCCAGCCGCGTGGGCGTGGAGAGGACAGGGAGAGGACAGAGCGGCAGCTACCGCCCATGGACCCCCATCACAGGGCGGGTAGttgcagcccctccctccccacagattTTGGGGGGGGCGTCATGTCCCCTGATTTGGCTTTGTTCCACTTTGGGCACCAGCCCACCTTTCATAGATTGTGACGGAGAGGGACCTCCTCCATAACACAGGCCCCAGAGCTGCCCTGGATTAATTCCCGGCTGGACCAGAGCAGATCTTCCAGACCCACGTCCGTGTGGGATTTGTAAACtgccagtgacggagaatccaccacagccctgggcACGTTGTTCCAATGGTCAGTTACCTGCACGGGTAACaacttgcaccttatttccagtctgaatttgtccagtttCTACTTCCAGCCTGTTAGACCTTTGCCTGCTAGACGGTGGAGCCCGTTGCCAACGCGTGGCTCCCGCTGGAGGGATGGACGGACTGGGATAGTCACCCCTTCGCCTTCTCTTTGCTCAGCTAAAgagagagactccaggagctcagttGCGATAACCTCggaccccccccggcccctgcctccAGTTTGCCGgcatccttgaattgtgggccccGGCTCTGCATGCAGGATTCCAGCCACGGTTGCACCAGCTCCAAAGCCAGAGTTTCCACAGCCCTCGGCCTCCATCACCCACATCTGGGCCCGCCGGGACTGACCCTCCCTGGCCCGGGtttccccagctcctgggaacGGTTCCCGCGACCCTGGCCTAGCTGTGGGCTCCCAGCACTGCCCGGCCTGGGGTGCCACCTGCTGGCAGATGCCAGGATTCTTCTGCAACTGCTGgctcttgaatactgcgtgcagatgtggtggccccatctcaaaaatatatagattggaaaaggttcagaaaagggcaacaaaaatgattaggggtccgtatgaggagagattaataagactgggacttttcagcttggcaaagagacgactaaggggagaggtgacagaggtctataaaatcatgactggtgtggagaaagtagataaggacgtgttatttactcctcctcataacacaagaactaggggccaccaaattaaatgaataggcagcaggtttgaaacaaacagaaggaagtctttcttcacacaacacacagtcaacctgtggaactcattgccagaggatgttgtgaaggccaagactatgacagggttcaaaaaagaacgagataagttcATTGAGGACAGggccaccaatggctattagccaggatgggcagggatggtgcccctaacctcggtttgccagaagctgggagtgggcaacagggCAACTTGATGATTCCCTGGGCTGTTCATtacttctgaagcacctggcatgggcacagttggaagacaggacactgggctcgatggacctttggtctgacccagtgtggccgttcttatcttCTTCTCTCCTCCTGCACCAGGGCTGGCTGCAGATTCCCATTTGCCAGGCTGTCTCTGACGGAGGCCAGAGGGGCTTCCCGTGGGGGCTTTGGTTTTATTCTAATGTAACGTAATCTATCGCCCCACTACCCTCTGTCCACCTTAATTGAACGGTCTCTCCATGCACATGCAGGGAAGCTCCCACGTGGGGCAAAGAGCACTGGGGGAGAGACCCCTCTGCAAACACAAGGCCCCTCAGGTCAATGAAGCAGCTGCATGAGGTggtgggagcaggggatgggacatcaggactcctgggttccaggccaggctctgccactgactcactgggaGGCCTTGGGCCAAACACCTTCTGGCCCATCCTGGGCATCTTGTCGGTCCCCTTCTCCCCAGTGAAAGGTCTGGACCCCTCATCCCCCTTGGCTCTCAGAGGTCAGTGGGAGGGGGCTGTTCTCTGCAGGGGGCTCGGAGGGGCTCAGCGGTGACTGATCTGGTGAAATATTAACCCTACCTCCCCTGGCGCTGAACAATGGATGCCTGTTCCCACACAGGACCCTGTGTGGGGGCCTCCCAGCCTctgtggggtcccagagctgggctgggggaggagagtgggcACATTGGGGTGTCTCCAGTGGCCTCTCCCCTCAGGGCAAGTCCGCCCTTAGCACATCATCCCAATTGGCATCTCCTGGACAGCTGAGATCCTCTCCCAGCCGGAgacccccacagagcccaggtctcccctCTTGGGGGCAAGGGCATGGGGATGCTGGAttaccctgtgtctgtctttggGGCGCCCTCTTCATAGCTTCTGGATCCTTCCCAGAGTTAAGCAAAGGGAAGAGACAGTCATGGTGCTAGGGAGactgcttggggaggagggacCTGGACCCACTGCCCAGCGGGGGTGGGCGGCGCGAGCGGACGGTGACATCAGAGCAGCTGCCCAGAGTGGGGGAGTGATGATGCAggggcaggcgggaggggggCTTGGGGGGGTGTAAGGGGAGATATAAACCTCCGGAGCTGGCTCTGGCAGTGCAGATCACGGAGGGACTCAGCCAGGCCACCCGCACCCCTGTGTCGCACTGCGTCTCTGCACCGCACCCCGCTGGATCAGGGTAAGCccactgggctgggacttggggggattcagtgggaggggggaatggggccctgccccctcctaccCGACATGCAGCTGGCAAGCCTGCCAGCACCCCACGTTGGTGCCCTCTGCCTAGGGCAGGGAGCGAATCTGCATTCGTGTTGTACAGCTCCATGCACATCTGCGGCACAGATGCCCCATAGTTCTGGAGAGTGCCCTGGGATTccggggtggggaggtggagggctggctcaggggggtctCCCACACCCTCTCTCAGTACCAATGCAGGACGAGCAGAGGCGgatctggggcagcagggctgggggcattgCTTGGCAGAGTGGCCGGTAGCTGGTGGGTCCTGGCGGGAGGGTTGGCTGCCTTCGGACACAAAAGGAGACGTTTCCTCCCCGGACAGATGGAGCCAGGGGCAGGGGCTCGGGATCGGTAGCTGGGGAAATGGAAACGTCTGAGCGTGTGGTGCTGGGTGTCCGGCCAGGTCCGTGTGAACGGGTGAGCGCgcgggcgtgtgtgtgtgtgagcctgCGGGTGTCGGCACGTCTGTGATTGTGCGTCCGTGGTGCGAGTGGGGGTGCGAGCACGGGTGTGAGCAGGGGCAGATAGCTATGTGTATGCCAGCGCCTCCAAGGATTCACGTGGTGTACGTgccgttgtgtgtgtgtgtctgcatgcaCATACGCAGACGGCTGGGCTTGTGTGCGCGGGCAGTTGGGAGTGCAGGGCGGCTGTGACTGTTTGTGTGTGCGCTCACAAGTACAGGGCGGGCGTGTGCAATTCCCGCACAAGCCAGCACCATCTCCTTACGAATCAGGCACCCTCCGGTGCTctcctgctccagggctggctggCTCGTCCTCCAGCCCCACCGCCTCCCAGTGGACAGGTGGGCCGTGCGCTCCCTGAGCCCGGCTACCGCCCTTGGAGTAGTTGAGAAACCCAAGAGCCCCCTCCTCGCTCGCTCAGtggctcccccacctcccaccccctgttgTCCTGGGGTCCTACCGGCTTCTCGCCTTGGGCCTGccctctcctccctgcacccaTGGCATACACAGCCATTCCTATGGCAACATGGCTGGGTCCCCCTCTCCCCTGTTGCCAAGGGACCCCTCGAGCAGCCGCCCGTCCGGCTCATTCAGCATGGCGCGAGCTCGCCCCTTTCCTCTCCGCCTGCCTTCGCCCGTCCCCACGCTGGCAAGGCCAGCCGGGCACGCTCCACGCCGGCGCCCCATCCagcctgtctctctcctccccctgtgTGGTGTCCGTGGCCCGGGTCTCTCTCCCCGGCCCTGCGCtggcctcccctccagccccagcccactcgGGGTGCCGCTTCGGGGGGCTGTCGCCCCATCTCACCGGCGTGTGctctcccttctctcctcctccagatGGTCGCCCCCCACAGGCGCTGGGCTTCCCTCTTCTCCCTCGCCTGCTGCATGGCCCTGCTCTTGGGGCACCTGGGCAGTGCTGCCCCGATGCACCCCAAGTACCCCGGGGACAATGCCCCCGTGGAGGACCTGGTCCAGTTCTACAATGAGCTCCAGCAGTATCTCAACATGGTCACGCGGCCCAGGTAAGCGGCTTGGCtaagccagggggcagggcctccggTCGGCTGCGCATCTCTGGCCTGGCCCCCCGGGATAgaattgtagaatcatagaatcatagaatatcagggatggaagggacctcaggaggtcatctagtccaaccccctgcttaaagccggaccaatccccaattaaatcatcccagccagggctttgtcaagcctgaccttaaaaacttctaaggaaggagattctaccacctccctaggtaacgcattccagtgtttcaccaccctcctagtgaaaaagtttttcctaatatccaacctaaacctcccccactgcaacttgagaccattactccttgtcctgtcatctgctatcactgagaatagtctagatccatcctctttggatccacctttcaggtagttaaaagcagctatcaaatcccccctcattcttctcttccgtagactaaacaatcccagttccctcagcctctgctcataagtcatgtgttccagacccctaatcatttttgttgcccttcgctggactctctccaatttatccacatccttcttgtagtgtggggcccaaaactggacacactactccagatgaggcctcaccaatgtcgaatagaggggaacgatcacgtccctcgatctgctggcaatgcccctacttatacatcccaaaatgccattggccttcttggcaacaagggcacactgctgactcatatccagcttctggatTTCCTAGTCCCAGCCCATGGCCCCCGTCTCCCGTGGGGCCTGGCGTATCCATCTCAGAAGCCATGACTGGCTGCGTgtttttctcccctgcccccctagATACGGCAAGAGATCCAGCAGCCGGACGCTCTGTGGAGACCCCTATGACCCCTCGGGATGCTAAACCCGCCAGGTAGGATCTGttctgggagggagctcaggaatGGGGCGTGCTTGCATACTGGTTCATCTGTTACCGGCAGGTTACCGGCAGACCAGTAAGTCAGTAAGGGGGGCCCTTCCCTTCAGCCCCATCCCACAGTGGGGGGTCAGCCAGAGCTGCCCTCGATGGTGTTGGGGAGACAGAGGGATTCTCTCCCCTCCGAGCTCCTACAGAACATGCCCCAGTGCtgcgctagggggtgctgtgctcctgGAGGTGCTGGTTTTCGGGTGGGGCGTAAAAGGGAGGCCCCAACCCTGTGCGCTCATTGAAGATCCTGCGTTTGCAAGGGCCGGGCCGGGTTCCAAGCTGGGCGATCCCCTTCGGCCGCCCTGCGAAATATCTGGTGGTCGTGTTCTTCTTCGCCTCCTGCTCTGATGTGTTGTGTGGCAGGAGCTGTTGAGAAGAGgccaccttccaccccagaggcagcggGTGGGGACAGAGGCAAGGGCTGGGGGGCCGGTTCCAGGTCAATTACTTTGCTGGAGGACGAGGTGTCTGGCTGGTACCGAAG
The DNA window shown above is from Natator depressus isolate rNatDep1 chromosome 27, rNatDep2.hap1, whole genome shotgun sequence and carries:
- the LOC141978650 gene encoding pancreatic polypeptide-like; the encoded protein is MVAPHRRWASLFSLACCMALLLGHLGSAAPMHPKYPGDNAPVEDLVQFYNELQQYLNMVTRPRYGKRSSSRTLCGDPYDPSGC